From Medicago truncatula cultivar Jemalong A17 chromosome 7, MtrunA17r5.0-ANR, whole genome shotgun sequence, a single genomic window includes:
- the LOC11415692 gene encoding pyruvate decarboxylase 2 — MDTMLLGSLDLTKPTTNDVISCTKPNGTTVIQPSSTAISSTNATLGRHLARRLVQVGVTDIFSVPGDFNLTLLDYLIDEPKLNVIGCCNELNAGYAADGYARSCGVGACVVTFTVGGLSVLNAIAGAYSENLPLICIVGGPNSNDYGSNRILHHTIGISDFSQELKCFQTVTCFQAVVNHLEDAHELIDTAISTALKESKPVYISISCNLPAIPHPTFSREPIPFSRAPKLTNQMGLEAAVEAAAEFLNKAVKPVLVGGPKLRVAKASNAFVELADASGYALAVMPSAKGMVPEHHHHFIGTYWGAVSTAFCAEIVESADAYLFAGPIFNDYSSVGYSLLLKKEKAIIVEPDRVVIPNGPAFGCVLMNDFLKALAKHLKHNNVAYENYHRIFVPNGKPLKSEPKEPLRVNVMFQHIQQMLSSETVVIAETGDSWFNCQKLKLPEGCGYEFQMQYGSIGWSVGATLGYAQAVPEKRVIACIGDGSFQVTAQDVSTMLRCGQKTIIFLINNGGYTIEVEIHDGPYNVIKNWNYTGLIDAIHNGEGKCWTTKVFCEEELVEAIATATGPKKDSLCFIEVIVHKDDTSKELLEWGSRVSAANSRPPNPQ; from the exons ATGGACACAATGTTATTAGGCTCTTTAGACTTAACCAAGCCAACGACCAACGACGTTATTTCATGCACAAAACCAAACGGTACAACAGTTATCCAGCCGTCGTCCACGGCAATTTCCTCCACCAATGCTACACTAGGCCGCCACCTAGCACGGAGGCTAGTTCAAGTCGGCGTCACGGACATTTTCTCCGTTCCTGGTGACTTCAACCTCACGCTACTCGACTACCTCATCGATGAACCAAAACTTAATGTAATCGGTTGTTGTAACGAGCTCAATGCAGGTTACGCAGCCGATGGTTATGCTCGGTCATGTGGCGTCGGAGCTTGTGTGGTAACTTTCACTGTTGGTGGGTTGAGTGTTCTTAATGCTATAGCTGGTGCTTATAGTGAGAATTTGCCGCTTATTTGCATCGTTGGTGGACCTAACTCCAATGATTATGGAAGTAACAGGATTCTTCATCATACTATTGGAATATCCGATTTCAGCCAAGAGTTGAAGTGTTTTCAAACCGTTACTTGCTTTCAG GCTGTGGTGAATCACTTGGAAGATGCTCATGAGTTGATTGATACTGCAATCTCAACTGCACTGAAAGAGAGCAAGCCTGTCTATATAAGCATTAGCTGTAACTTGCCTGCAATTCCTCACCCCACTTTTAGTCGTGAACCTATCCCTTTTTCACGCGCTCCCAA ATTGACTAACCAGATGGGGTTGGAAGCAGCAGTTGAGGCAGCAGCAGAGTTTCTTAACAAAGCAGTGAAACCTGTACTAGTAGGTGGTCCTAAACTGAGGGTGGCGAAAGCATCTAATGCTTTTGTCGAACTAGCTGATGCGAGTGGTTACGCACTTGCAGTGATGCCATCAGCTAAAGGGATGGTTCCGGAGCACCATCACCATTTCATTGGAACTTATTGGGGTGCTGTGAGTACTGCATTCTGTGCCGAGATTGTCGAATCTGCTGATGCATACTTGTTTGCCGGCCCCATTTTTAACGACTACAGTTCTGTTGGGTATTCACTTCTTCTCAAGAAAGAGAAAGCGATTATTGTTGAGCCCGATCGGGTTGTGATTCCTAATGGACCTGCATTTGGATGTGTGTTGATGAATGATTTCCTTAAGGCACTTGCGAAGCATCTCAAACACAACAATGTTGCATATGAAAATTACCATAGGATATTTGTCCCAAACGGAAAACCTTTGAAATCTGAGCCAAAAGAACCATTGAGAGTCAATGTTATGTTCCAACATATACAACAAATGTTGTCTAGTGAAACAGTTGTGATTGCTGAGACAGGGGACTCATGGTTTAACTGCCAAAAGTTGAAATTACCGGAGGGATGTGG GTATGAGTTTCAAATGCAATATGGTTCAATTGGATGGTCTGTTGGTGCAACTCTTGGCTATGCACAAGCTGTCCCTGAGAAGCGAGTGATTGCTTGCATTGGTGATGGAAGCTTTCAG GTAACTGCACAGGATGTGTCGACAATGCTGAGGTGTGGTCAGAAAACCATCATCTTCCTGATAAACAATGGAGGATACACAATTGAGGTTGAAATTCATGATGGACCATACAATGTTATCAAGAACTGGAATTACACTGGATTGATTGATGCAATTCACAATGGTGAAGGAAAATGTTGGACTACCAAG GTATTCTGTGAAGAGGAATTAGTTGAAGCAATTGCAACAGCAACAGGACCAAAGAAAGATAGCTTATGTTTCATTGAAGTGATTGTTCACAAGGATGACACAAGCAAAGAGTTGCTTGAGTGGGGCTCCAGAGTCTCTGCTGCCAATAGCCGTCCTCCAAATCCTCAGTAA